The DNA window AAGGCCAGTTTTTTCTTATCCACATCGCAACAGGCTAATACAACAGTTTCCTTACATCCGTCGATATACTCGAGCAATCCGCCTGCCTGCTTGCCTGTTCCGATATACCCCAGTGAAATCCGGTCGCTCGCTGCTATAAACCCTTTTCCTCCCAGTACATCACGTGGTATAATAGTAAAAGCCAGCGCAGCAGAGGCTGTATTTCCAAGAAATTGGCGGCGGTTGATCGTATGTTTCATAAATAGAAGTTTAATGGATTGCTTTTCTAAATTAGGAAAATAATCACCAATACCTCTATCTAAAGTGGAGAATCTATCAGCATAAATTGTAATTTTAGGGATTCAGAGTTTTAAACGTTCAGAAGTTTAAAGGTTTTAAGGTTTAGATGTTTAAAAGAAAAGATCAGGGATTTAAAGTATGTAACCATAAAGACTAAATATTGCAAAATCTCTTAGGCCTTAAATTCCTTATAACTTAATTGCTATAACTAACAGACTAAATATGAAAACCATTTACCGCCTCACAACATTACCGCTATTTCTTTTTATCTGCTTTATTTCCTTTTCCCAGGAATATACCCTTCCGCTATATACCGGACCCATTCCCGATTCAAAACCAGGTACAGGAAAAGAACAGGTTGAAAAGAATGATATAACATTAATCAGAAATGTCCAGGTACCTGACATAGCCGTTTACCTTCCCACAAAAAAGTTTGCAACCGGACAGGCAGTTGTGATTTGCCCTGGTGGCGGATATTGGGTTCTGGCCTATGATTATGAAGGTTCGGATATTGCGCGATACCTGAATACTATTGGTGTTGCAGCCATTGTTCTGAAATACCGTCTGCCGACATATGGCAATACGGTTATACCTCACAAGGCGCCTTTGATGGACGCACAAAGAGCCATGAGGATTGTGCGTTTCAATGCAAAAAAATGGAATATTGACCCTTCTAAAATAGGGATCATGGGCTTTTCAGCCGGAGGACACCTTGCTTCCACGCTGGGTACCCACTTCGATTACGGGAATACTGCCGCAACTGACAGCATTGAAAAGATGAGTTGCAGACCCGATTTTATGATCCTGATGTACCCGGTAATTACATTTACTGACAGCGCAATGCACACGGGTTCACGCGATGCGTTACTTCAGAAGGACGCGACTCCTGAACTGGCCCGGTATTATTCAAATGAACTGCAGGTTAAAAAAGATACACCACCGGCATTTTTTGTCCATGCAAACGATGATTCCGGTGTTCCGGTTGAAAATACGCTGATGATGTACAAAGCTCTCAGGGCAAATCATATTCCTGCCGAACTGCATATCCTCTCAGAGGGCGAGCACGGATTCGGACTCGCCACTAACAATGAACATGTGTCTTCCTGGACTGAAAGTCTGAGGCTGTGGCTCAAATGGCTGAATGATAGAAAGCCTTGATCCAAGCGTCAATGCGAGTAACCAATCCTATTTTTAAGATCACCAAATGAAATGACAACAGGTAGATAATCTGTAAATTATATTATTGGGGCTATCCGCCCCAAGCCCTGAGTCACTTTTTTTCTGCAGCAAAAAAAAGTGACCAAAAAATGCCGCCGCTGCTGAAAAAATCGCTAAAAATTAATTCACTGTGCTAAAAGAAAAGAACTCGCCCGCAGGTATCGGGCTCAAACATCTTTTCTTTCTTAACGCTTCGTGAATTAATTTTCTTAACGCGTTTTTTCAGAGGCGGGGCTTCACGGTCCATTAGCGTTTTACTTAATGGTAGCCAAACGGATAGCTAATCAGGTAGTACTATTTTTCAATGGAGTCAAACTGAAGGCAAGCCTTCAGCCATTCGTGTAATTAGTTTAATATTTTGATTTCGTCTTTAATTAGTACATTCGTGGTTATAAAATTGGATATCTGTGGTTTAATAGGAGCGTATATTAATTCACAATTATAGCACGATTCAATGTCGACGAAGCAATCTGCCCGCACAGGCAATCCTTCCTTCCAGTGCGGGCAGATTGCTTCGTCGACATATACCCTTATTCTGAAGACATACCTGCCTTAAAAATTTCATCCTATTTCATACCTTGATACTACTTTTACTTAAAAACTATCAATGATGAAAAGAACATTACTATTGGCTGCATTACTGATAATTGGCATATCCCTTTTTGCACAGGGCGGCCCGCCTAAGATTGTTTCTCCTGAAATGCAAGGTGACTCAATCACATTCCGTTTTCGTGCTCCCAAAGCCATTAAGGTGGAATTGAACGGCGATTTTCTGCCAACAAAACCCACAAAAACAAATTTCGGGACATTTAATATGCCCGTTCCTGTGGAAATGAAGGAAGGAAATGAAGGAGTCTGGGAATATTCTGTTCATAACGTGGCGCCTGATTTTTATACGTATTCATTCACAGTAGACGGAATCCGCATGCTCGATCCGAACAACCTCCGGGTTGTCCGTGACGGACAGAACATGTCAAGCCTTATCATAGTTCCCGGTGAAAAAAGCAACCTGTACCTTGAAGCCAAAGAAAAGAAAGGAACCCTTTCGAAGGTATGGTATCCGTCCCCGGCTTTTGGTGCCAACAGAAGGATGTATGTTTACACTCCCTATGGATATGAAACATCCGGTAAGAAATACCCTGTTTTCTACCTGCAGCATGGTGGCGGCGGAGATGAAGATGCATGGACAACGCTCGGACGGGCATGCCAGATCCTTGATAACCTGATTGCCCAGGGAAAAGCTGTGCCCATGATTGTGGTGATGCCCAATGCAAGTCCCAACCAGTTTGCAGCTCCCGATGTGATGGATCCGATACCCGGCCCCTCACTTTTCCAGCAGGACCGTACATCTGATGCATTTCATTCAGGCGGTCCTTATGTAAAAAGCCTGGTTGAAGACATAATTCCTTATGTTGAATCGCATTACCGCGTAGTAAAAAGTAAAGATGCCAGGGCATTGGCCGGACTTTCGATGGGTGGAATATACACCCTTTATGCCACAGCACGCTATCCCGATTTGTTCGGATACATAGGTGTGCTGAGTATGGGTTTCACGCCTGACCGCGACCCGGTAAAAGAATTGACCCCGGTTAAAAATGCCGGTTACAAACTGTATTTTGTGGGATGCGGTGAATCGGATTTTGCGTATGATAATACAAAACGATTATTAAAAGGACTTGATGACCTGGGAATGAAGTATACCAACTTTGATAAAGTAGGTGGTCATACCTGGGACACCTGGAGAGTATGCCTTAAGGAATTAGCACCTATGCTGTTCAGATAAGTCAATAGAACTCCGGGGTTGCATTAATTACTTTGATTCCCAGTATATCACCATTCCGGACCGGGGTGGAATGGTGATATCGTCCAATTTAACCATATTGCCGTTGATTGCCATAGCGGAAAGATTAAATTCACCGCTTTCGCACCGGTAAATTCGAATATTCTTATTTGAAACCGGTAGGTTGCTGCATGTAAATTCCACATTTTCAGCATCAGGAGAGGTATTGTAACAATAAACAAAGTGCATGTCATTGCATGACAGGCCATACGTTTGCAGATCTTTGCTACCTCCTGAAACTTCAAACGACTTAAAATCATCACCACAGCAACTTAGAAGCGTATCTGAAAATGTTCTCACATTTTTGAAATATTCCATCATTCCCCTGTTTTCGAAAAACTCCCACCACCAGCTCATGGGCAGAACCGGCGTGGGTGAAAACATACCAAGCCACAATCCCCTTCTGAAATCATCATCCATGTTATCGGCAAAATCATTGAAATTTTTACTCCAGTCCCATTCATAACCGAACTCCCCTATGATGTAGGGCTTCCTGAATTCCCCGGAGTATTGTCGAAGAGTTGCAGGAATAGCATCCGTATTCTTATAAATATGCTTTTGATTCACATCCAGGTATGGCAGGTCATTCATTCCTTTCACATCCCTGTGTGAAATACTGGTTGTGACAATGTGACCATACGGGTCAATTTCATGCAGGTATGTGCTCATTTCATTATGCCAGGCGGTAATGACCGAATCCGGGATTCTGTCTTCCGGTTTTCCCTGGTACATCACATTATCAATTTCATTGAAAAATTCCCAGGCACCGATCGAAGGACTATAACCAAACCGGGCAACCATAAACCGGAGTTTGTTTTTATACTGTGCTTTTGCAGCCGGAAGCGTGAAAAACTCAAGCGGAGTTTTAGCATAGCCTCCGTTTTTAACATTGTAATTATTCATTTCCCAGGCATCACTGCCAAAACCGGCATGACTTTCAAGGGCAAGCATCATGTAAATACCCAGGGAATCACAAAGCTGTGTCAGCCTGTCCATCCGTTTAATCGCACTCTCATTATAGGGCGAAACCGAATTTGTGTACCTCCTGTTGTTCTTAACAGCTTTCCAGTCCACAGGCAAATTCCAGTAAATCATCCAGGTGCGGAAGAAGTTTCCGCCGTTTGCCGCCAGCTTTTTAAGCATGAAATCGTAGTTATAACGCGGATTCTCATGCAGGTTTTCGAAAAATTTTGAATCATCGCTGTCACGTGATTCCCAGCCAATGTTTTCACCTATACCCCTGAAGAGTTTTCCGTTATCAAACTTAAAGGTCCAGTAATTATTTACATGTAAAAATCCGTTTTTATCAGAAGGAGCCACAGTGAATTCCTTTGGTTCAGTTTTGCCGCCGGAAACAGTTCCTTTTAAAAGTTCAAAGCGGAATCGATAATTCCCTTTTTCTGCCGGAGCAAAGCGGGCCTTCCAAACCGAAGTTTCACCGCTTTCAACCGACTCATAATAACACGGAAGCGTTAATGATTTTCCCGACGGAGTGGAGATCAGCATATTAAGTGCTACATCCGACTGATCATATGGGTTATTCCATGATGCCTCAAGATGAATCGTCCATTCACACATACTATATTGCGAAGCGGATTTACCGGAAGGTATCACCTTACGAATTTGGGCCGGGGAACTGAAGAATATTCCAATTCCCATTGTAAACAGCAGAATCAGTCGGGTATGTTTCATAATGACTTATTTTATAACAAATGTAATAATAACACCAGCTATATTTAAATTTGAATACTTTCTGACAACTAATATAATTACAATGAAGAGACAGCTGATTTGCCTGGTAACAGTGCTATTCCTGGTTCAAACACAGGCACAGGATTATCAGAAAATTAAAATTTCAACCGACATTGAATTGATTAAAATTTCAGAAAACGCTTATGTGCATGTTACATTTGGAAGCTTACAGGGTTATGGAAGGTTCGGTTCGAACGGATTAATTTACGTGGATAAGGGAAAAGCATTTCTTTTTGACACACCCATTACAGATTCCCTGACGAGGGAGTTGGTCACCTGGCTCAGGGATTCATTGCAAATCAATATCGTCGGCTTTGTTCCGAATCACTGGCACAACGACTGCACAGGAGGACTGGGTTATTTGAAAAGCATAGGTGTTGAAACCTGGGCAAATCAACGAACAATCGACATTGCGAAGTCGAAAGGATTGCCGGTGCCGGAACATGGGTTCACCGATTCACTGACACTAAAATTGAATGACAGAACAATTAAATGCTATTATTTTGGACCTGCGCATTCAAGAGATAACATTGTAGTATGGTTACCGGAGGAAAAAATACTATTTCCCGGTTGCATGGTGAAGGAGATGAATTCGCAAAACCTGGGAAATACAGCAGATGGCGATTTAAACGAGTATGCCGGTACAATTCATAAAGTGATTAATAAATTCCCAACGGCACGCATAGTAATTCCGGGACACGGACAGATCGGAGGTATGGAATTACTTAGGCATACAAAGGAATTGGCGGAATAGGTCTGTTAGTCTGTTAGCAAAACTTCTTAAATCGTAAATCAGTGTTCGGTGTTCGGTGTTTTTGTTAGCATTTAAGTAATAAGGTATTTAGGCCTAAGAGATTGTCGTTTTATACTTTTTAAATCATAAATCAGTGTTGAGAGTTCGGTGTAAAGTATGTGGGACCAAAGCGTCAATAGGACTAGTAGGACCCACCGGTAGTATCCAGTATCCAGTATCCAGTATCCGCTATTCATCATCCAGTATTCAGTCGATCTTCTTAAATCGGCGTTCGTTATGTTATTATATCACTTTACCCCGGCCTGAAGGCCGGGGCTACTGAAGGCATTCTTTTTTTAATTACTTTTATTCGGTATAAACACTTCAAACCATGAAATCAATAATAGCTTGTCTGCTCGTTTTAAACTTCGTTTCTACTTTCGCCCAGGTTACAGCTGTTAAACCGGATTCCGTTCAAACCATTGAAGGATTTAAAAATTTATACAGGTACCAGAATTTCTATATTGCCGGTCAGCCAAGTTATGAAGAACTGCAATGGTTGAAAGACAAGGGTGTAACCACGATAATAAATCTCAGAAGTGCTAAGGAAAATCAGGATTTTACGTCGGCTTCCTTCAATGAAGAAATCGTTGCCGGTCAGATGGGATTGAAATATTATTCGGTACCGGTAGATGGAATCAAAGAACATACTCCGGCAAAGCTGAAAGAATTGTCAGGCCTTTTATCCGATCAGCCGGTATTAATACATTGTGCAAGCGGAGGAAGGGCTACCAATTTCTTCATGGCGTACCTTGTAAAAAACAAAGGATATTCAATTGATAAGGCAGTAGAAATAGGTAAGAAGCTGAATTTTTCCTTCCCCCTTGAAAATTTGCTGGATACGAAGATTACAATGGAAGAAGAGCGTTAACAGTCAGAAGAGAATGAGGATTATTTTATCTGTGATCTGCATTTTTATCGCTGACTTCATAACCGCTCAGAAAGCAGTTTGGCAGCCACCTGCAGGACATGAGCAGATTGCCATCTGGCCGCGGAAAATACCCGATCTGCAACCGGTTGACGGGCCTGAATATATGCACCCGGGTGATAAGACAATTGCAAATATTCCTTACTTTTTAGTGGAGCAGGTCTCATCTCCTACAATAACCATTTATTCACCCAACATGAAAAACACCGGGACTGCAATAATTGTCTTCCCCGGTGGCGGATATAAAAGGCTTGCCATTGACCTGGAAGGTTCCGAAATATGTGAATGGCTGGCTTCGATTGGAATAACCGGAATTCTTTTAAAATACAGGGTGCCTTATTCCGGGCCCTATTATGATCCGGGGTGTAATTGTCAGAAAGATGCAATAGCGCCTATGGCATTGGAAGATGCACAGAGGGCACTGGGATTGGTACGTTATCATGCATCCGAATGGAATATTAACCCTCATAAAATAGGAGTGATCGGCTTTTCAGCAGGAGGACACCTTGTAGCGGATCTCAGTACGCATTATAACAAAAGACTATACCCGGTAATTGATTCAGCCGATTATACAAGTTGCAGGCCTGATTTTGGACTTGTTATTTACCCCGGCCATATGCTCGAAAAGACAACAAAGGAATTTCAGCTAAATCCCACCATACCGGTTACAAAAGATACACCCCCGATGTTCCTGTTGCAGGCCGTGGATGATCCGGTTGACACGGTTCAGAATTCCCTCGTATATTTTATTGCTCTGAAGAAAGCGGGAGTTCCCGTGGAATATCATTTATATCCTAAAGGGGGGCATGCCTTCGGTCTGAGAAAAACCGACATGCCGGTAACGGATTGGCCAAACCTGGCAGAAAAATGGTTGAAATCAATCGGGATTTATTAGTCTGCAGGTCTGTTGGTCTGCTGGTCTTCTGGTCCAATGGCCGATGTATATTTGATGACGTTGGTGTCAGGCTCTGCCATATCCAGCATCAAGAATATCTT is part of the Bacteroidales bacterium genome and encodes:
- a CDS encoding sulfur transferase domain-containing protein, which produces MKSIIACLLVLNFVSTFAQVTAVKPDSVQTIEGFKNLYRYQNFYIAGQPSYEELQWLKDKGVTTIINLRSAKENQDFTSASFNEEIVAGQMGLKYYSVPVDGIKEHTPAKLKELSGLLSDQPVLIHCASGGRATNFFMAYLVKNKGYSIDKAVEIGKKLNFSFPLENLLDTKITMEEER
- a CDS encoding DUF5060 domain-containing protein; the encoded protein is MKHTRLILLFTMGIGIFFSSPAQIRKVIPSGKSASQYSMCEWTIHLEASWNNPYDQSDVALNMLISTPSGKSLTLPCYYESVESGETSVWKARFAPAEKGNYRFRFELLKGTVSGGKTEPKEFTVAPSDKNGFLHVNNYWTFKFDNGKLFRGIGENIGWESRDSDDSKFFENLHENPRYNYDFMLKKLAANGGNFFRTWMIYWNLPVDWKAVKNNRRYTNSVSPYNESAIKRMDRLTQLCDSLGIYMMLALESHAGFGSDAWEMNNYNVKNGGYAKTPLEFFTLPAAKAQYKNKLRFMVARFGYSPSIGAWEFFNEIDNVMYQGKPEDRIPDSVITAWHNEMSTYLHEIDPYGHIVTTSISHRDVKGMNDLPYLDVNQKHIYKNTDAIPATLRQYSGEFRKPYIIGEFGYEWDWSKNFNDFADNMDDDFRRGLWLGMFSPTPVLPMSWWWEFFENRGMMEYFKNVRTFSDTLLSCCGDDFKSFEVSGGSKDLQTYGLSCNDMHFVYCYNTSPDAENVEFTCSNLPVSNKNIRIYRCESGEFNLSAMAINGNMVKLDDITIPPRSGMVIYWESK
- a CDS encoding alpha/beta hydrolase gives rise to the protein MRIILSVICIFIADFITAQKAVWQPPAGHEQIAIWPRKIPDLQPVDGPEYMHPGDKTIANIPYFLVEQVSSPTITIYSPNMKNTGTAIIVFPGGGYKRLAIDLEGSEICEWLASIGITGILLKYRVPYSGPYYDPGCNCQKDAIAPMALEDAQRALGLVRYHASEWNINPHKIGVIGFSAGGHLVADLSTHYNKRLYPVIDSADYTSCRPDFGLVIYPGHMLEKTTKEFQLNPTIPVTKDTPPMFLLQAVDDPVDTVQNSLVYFIALKKAGVPVEYHLYPKGGHAFGLRKTDMPVTDWPNLAEKWLKSIGIY
- the bla gene encoding subclass B1 metallo-beta-lactamase yields the protein MKRQLICLVTVLFLVQTQAQDYQKIKISTDIELIKISENAYVHVTFGSLQGYGRFGSNGLIYVDKGKAFLFDTPITDSLTRELVTWLRDSLQINIVGFVPNHWHNDCTGGLGYLKSIGVETWANQRTIDIAKSKGLPVPEHGFTDSLTLKLNDRTIKCYYFGPAHSRDNIVVWLPEEKILFPGCMVKEMNSQNLGNTADGDLNEYAGTIHKVINKFPTARIVIPGHGQIGGMELLRHTKELAE
- a CDS encoding alpha/beta hydrolase-fold protein, yielding MKRTLLLAALLIIGISLFAQGGPPKIVSPEMQGDSITFRFRAPKAIKVELNGDFLPTKPTKTNFGTFNMPVPVEMKEGNEGVWEYSVHNVAPDFYTYSFTVDGIRMLDPNNLRVVRDGQNMSSLIIVPGEKSNLYLEAKEKKGTLSKVWYPSPAFGANRRMYVYTPYGYETSGKKYPVFYLQHGGGGDEDAWTTLGRACQILDNLIAQGKAVPMIVVMPNASPNQFAAPDVMDPIPGPSLFQQDRTSDAFHSGGPYVKSLVEDIIPYVESHYRVVKSKDARALAGLSMGGIYTLYATARYPDLFGYIGVLSMGFTPDRDPVKELTPVKNAGYKLYFVGCGESDFAYDNTKRLLKGLDDLGMKYTNFDKVGGHTWDTWRVCLKELAPMLFR
- a CDS encoding alpha/beta hydrolase → MKTIYRLTTLPLFLFICFISFSQEYTLPLYTGPIPDSKPGTGKEQVEKNDITLIRNVQVPDIAVYLPTKKFATGQAVVICPGGGYWVLAYDYEGSDIARYLNTIGVAAIVLKYRLPTYGNTVIPHKAPLMDAQRAMRIVRFNAKKWNIDPSKIGIMGFSAGGHLASTLGTHFDYGNTAATDSIEKMSCRPDFMILMYPVITFTDSAMHTGSRDALLQKDATPELARYYSNELQVKKDTPPAFFVHANDDSGVPVENTLMMYKALRANHIPAELHILSEGEHGFGLATNNEHVSSWTESLRLWLKWLNDRKP